The following coding sequences are from one Novosphingobium sp. KACC 22771 window:
- a CDS encoding alpha/beta fold hydrolase — MIRRENHTIRANGIRQNYIDAGEGPPVVLLHGFPETNYAWRHQIPVLGELYRLIVPDLRGYGETEKPATGYDKRNMARDLAALLDKLGIGRIALVGHDRGARVATRFAKDYPERVDRLVVMDNVPTRIVAREIDARIAKAYWFFLFHLIPDLPETLIAGKEEPWLRWFFSDWTYDPAAISGEAFDTYVRAYRAPGAVRGAMADYRANAEDVAQDLEDAEVKIACPTLALWGANFGAVGEMFDMPKVWGEMASDLRAVAIDRCGHLPHEERPEAVNALLLEFLQGWEGQGR; from the coding sequence ATGATCCGTCGTGAAAACCACACCATCCGCGCCAATGGCATCCGCCAGAACTATATTGATGCGGGCGAGGGGCCCCCTGTGGTTCTGCTGCACGGCTTTCCCGAAACCAATTACGCATGGCGCCATCAGATCCCGGTGCTGGGCGAACTCTATCGTCTGATCGTGCCGGACCTGCGCGGCTATGGCGAGACCGAGAAGCCTGCGACAGGCTATGACAAGCGCAATATGGCGCGCGACCTTGCCGCGCTGCTCGACAAGCTGGGTATCGGCAGGATCGCGTTGGTCGGCCATGACCGGGGCGCGCGCGTCGCAACCCGCTTTGCCAAGGATTATCCCGAAAGGGTGGACCGGCTGGTGGTGATGGACAATGTTCCCACCCGCATCGTGGCGCGCGAGATCGATGCGCGGATTGCCAAGGCCTATTGGTTCTTCCTGTTCCACCTGATCCCCGACCTTCCCGAGACGCTGATCGCGGGCAAGGAGGAGCCATGGCTGCGCTGGTTCTTTTCGGATTGGACCTATGATCCGGCCGCGATCAGCGGCGAGGCATTCGACACCTATGTCCGGGCCTATCGCGCGCCGGGCGCGGTGCGCGGGGCCATGGCGGATTACCGCGCCAATGCCGAGGATGTGGCCCAGGACCTGGAGGATGCCGAGGTCAAGATCGCCTGCCCGACGCTGGCGCTGTGGGGGGCGAATTTCGGCGCGGTGGGCGAAATGTTCGATATGCCCAAGGTCTGGGGCGAGATGGCCAGCGACCTGCGCGCGGTGGCGATCGATCGCTGCGGCCATCTGCCCCACGAGGAGCGGCCCGAGGCGGTCAATGCGCTGCTGCTGGAATTCCTTCAGGGCTGGGAGGGGCAGGGGCGGTGA
- a CDS encoding MBL fold metallo-hydrolase codes for MLSRDDSCDSLAGIARLARPGKAAIWALSLFAASLAAAAPGAIPPAMAQQAASKPATPQVGGQAPGYFRLFVGRFEVTALLDGTHPFPSDKVALGATSDQVAAALKDAFLPLHYEGMINAFLVNMDGRLVLIDAGAGNLYGKDGGGLKRAILAAGYAPEQIDDVFITHLHEDHVGGLMLDGQPVFAKAIIHIPRKDGEFWLDSRNAAGVNDLLKPFFPAVQKVVAPYQQSGRVLFFDAGAALLPGLTPMAAAGHTPGHTAYLLEDGGQTMLLWGDTVHMAPVQFPDPKVAIRYDWNAAMAIAAREKLMARAAAQGWLVAGAHISFPGIGHIRRKGAGSFEWAPLNYTLNRMQP; via the coding sequence ATGCTCAGTCGGGATGATAGCTGCGACAGTTTGGCCGGGATCGCGCGATTGGCCCGCCCCGGCAAGGCGGCGATATGGGCCCTGTCACTTTTCGCGGCGTCATTGGCCGCAGCGGCGCCGGGCGCCATCCCCCCCGCCATGGCGCAACAGGCCGCATCCAAGCCCGCCACCCCGCAGGTCGGCGGTCAGGCTCCCGGTTATTTCCGCCTGTTCGTCGGCCGCTTTGAAGTGACCGCCCTGCTCGACGGCACGCATCCTTTTCCCTCGGACAAGGTGGCGCTGGGCGCGACGAGCGATCAGGTGGCGGCGGCGCTCAAGGATGCCTTCCTGCCGCTGCATTACGAAGGCATGATCAACGCGTTTCTCGTCAATATGGATGGGCGTCTGGTGCTGATCGATGCGGGCGCGGGCAATCTCTACGGCAAGGACGGGGGCGGCCTCAAACGCGCCATTCTGGCGGCCGGCTATGCGCCGGAACAGATCGACGATGTGTTCATCACCCATCTTCACGAGGACCATGTCGGCGGGCTGATGCTCGATGGCCAACCGGTCTTTGCCAAGGCCATCATCCATATCCCGCGCAAGGACGGGGAATTCTGGCTGGACAGCCGCAATGCGGCTGGCGTGAATGATTTGCTCAAGCCGTTTTTCCCGGCGGTGCAAAAGGTCGTCGCGCCCTATCAGCAGAGCGGCCGGGTCCTATTCTTTGATGCCGGTGCCGCGCTGCTCCCCGGCCTGACGCCGATGGCCGCCGCGGGCCATACGCCGGGCCATACGGCCTATCTGCTGGAGGATGGCGGGCAGACCATGCTGCTGTGGGGCGATACGGTCCATATGGCGCCGGTGCAGTTTCCCGATCCCAAAGTGGCGATCCGCTATGACTGGAATGCGGCGATGGCCATTGCCGCGCGTGAAAAGCTGATGGCGCGGGCGGCGGCACAGGGCTGGCTGGTTGCGGGCGCGCATATCTCGTTTCCGGGCATCGGCCATATCCGGCGCAAGGGCGCAGGCAGTTTTGAATGGGCCCCCCTCAACTATACGCTCAACAGGATGCAGCCATGA
- the dld gene encoding D-lactate dehydrogenase has protein sequence MQAHSPASPVAAPPALLDDLKAIVGGRYLLTGDRRTERYRTGFRFGSGKALAVALPGSLLELWKVVNACARAGVIIIMQAANTGLTGGSTPDGDNYDRDIVIISTTRLHGIQLIRNGTQAICLPGSRLFELEDMVAAIGREPHSRIGSSCIGASILGGICNNSGGALIHRGPAYTEMALYARIMPGGEVELVNHLGVDLGDTPEAMLERLDAGGLDEATIADDPARACSDHTYQQHVRQVDADTPARFNNDPRHLHEAAGSGGHVVVFAVRLDTFPREDDTVDFYIGTNDPAELTALRRTILTSFANLPIQGEYIHRSAFRLTERYGKDTFLAIHYLGARHLPRLFALKGRFDAFFGRMRWAPRDLSDRLMQAAAALMPRHLPERMRDFDRRFEHHLMLRMGGHGIAEARDLLAKTFPSPNGAWFECTKDEGEKAFLHRFAVAGASIRYRALHRDLVDDFVALDVALRRDDQDWNEQLPEDIAKRIVGISTCGHFFCHVFHRDYFLKKGEDPVAFEQAMLRLLDARGAEYPAEHNVGHLYPAKQALKEHYRTLDPTNSLNPGIGLTSRRANWA, from the coding sequence ATGCAGGCCCATTCGCCCGCTTCCCCCGTTGCCGCCCCGCCCGCCCTGCTGGACGATCTCAAAGCGATCGTGGGCGGGCGCTATCTGCTGACCGGGGATCGCCGCACAGAGCGCTATCGCACCGGCTTTCGCTTCGGTTCGGGCAAGGCTCTGGCCGTCGCCCTGCCCGGCAGCCTGCTGGAGCTGTGGAAGGTGGTGAACGCCTGCGCCAGAGCGGGGGTCATCATCATCATGCAGGCGGCCAACACCGGCCTTACCGGCGGATCAACGCCCGATGGCGACAACTATGACCGTGATATCGTCATCATCAGCACGACCCGCCTGCATGGCATCCAGTTGATCCGCAACGGCACACAGGCGATCTGCCTGCCCGGATCGCGCCTGTTCGAATTGGAGGATATGGTGGCCGCCATCGGGCGCGAGCCGCATTCGCGGATCGGCTCCTCCTGCATCGGCGCCTCGATCTTGGGCGGCATCTGCAACAATTCGGGCGGGGCGCTGATCCATCGCGGCCCGGCCTATACCGAAATGGCGCTCTATGCCCGCATCATGCCGGGCGGAGAGGTCGAGTTGGTCAACCATCTGGGCGTTGACCTTGGCGATACGCCCGAGGCCATGCTGGAGCGCCTTGACGCGGGCGGGCTGGACGAGGCCACCATTGCCGACGACCCCGCGCGGGCCTGTTCGGATCACACCTATCAACAGCATGTCCGCCAGGTTGATGCCGATACGCCCGCCCGCTTCAACAACGATCCGCGCCACCTGCACGAAGCGGCGGGCAGCGGCGGCCATGTCGTAGTCTTTGCCGTGCGGCTCGACACCTTCCCGCGCGAAGACGATACCGTGGACTTTTACATCGGCACCAATGATCCGGCCGAATTGACCGCGCTGCGCCGCACCATCCTGACCAGCTTTGCCAATCTGCCGATTCAGGGGGAATATATCCATCGCTCGGCGTTCCGTCTGACCGAGCGTTATGGCAAGGACACGTTTCTGGCGATCCATTATCTGGGCGCGCGCCATCTGCCGCGCCTGTTTGCGCTCAAGGGGCGCTTTGATGCGTTTTTCGGGCGGATGCGCTGGGCCCCGCGCGATCTGTCCGATCGCCTGATGCAGGCGGCCGCGGCGCTGATGCCGCGCCACCTGCCCGAACGGATGCGCGATTTCGACCGGCGCTTTGAACATCACCTGATGCTGCGCATGGGCGGCCATGGCATTGCCGAAGCGCGCGACCTGTTGGCCAAAACCTTCCCTTCGCCAAACGGCGCATGGTTTGAATGCACCAAAGACGAGGGGGAAAAGGCCTTTCTCCACCGCTTTGCCGTGGCGGGGGCCTCGATCCGCTACCGGGCGCTGCATCGCGATCTGGTCGACGATTTTGTCGCCCTCGATGTGGCGCTGCGGCGCGACGATCAGGACTGGAACGAGCAATTGCCCGAAGACATCGCCAAACGGATCGTGGGCATCAGCACCTGCGGCCATTTCTTTTGCCACGTCTTTCACCGCGACTATTTCCTGAAGAAGGGCGAAGATCCGGTCGCGTTTGAACAGGCGATGCTGCGCCTGCTTGATGCGCGGGGCGCGGAATATCCGGCCGAACACAATGTCGGCCACCTCTATCCCGCCAAGCAGGCGCTTAAAGAACACTATCGCACGCTTGATCCCACCAATAGCCTCAACCCCGGCATCGGGCTGACATCCAGACGGGCCAACTGGGCCTGA
- a CDS encoding hydrolase, which translates to MTVHSLLTPQDCAILLIDEQAGLAFAAGSADRQALRSNAVALARIARAFDIPVVVSTSASKVYSGPLMPPLRQVLPDAVPIERRNMNLWEDEAARAAVLGTGRRTLVIAGLLTEACVSFPALSALADGFAVRIVADACGGLTPESHAAALRRLEQAGAVMTSWLQLLLELQRDWTRRDTYEAARAIVVDHGGGYGIGLDYARDMIHPA; encoded by the coding sequence ATGACGGTCCACAGTTTGCTCACGCCTCAAGACTGCGCCATCCTGCTGATCGACGAACAGGCCGGTCTTGCCTTTGCCGCAGGCTCTGCTGACCGACAGGCGCTGCGCAGCAATGCCGTTGCGCTGGCCCGGATCGCGCGGGCGTTTGATATTCCGGTGGTCGTCAGCACCTCGGCCTCAAAGGTCTACAGCGGCCCGCTGATGCCGCCGCTGCGGCAGGTTCTGCCCGATGCGGTGCCGATCGAACGGCGCAACATGAACCTGTGGGAGGACGAGGCCGCGCGCGCTGCCGTTCTGGGGACCGGGCGCAGGACGCTGGTGATCGCCGGGCTGCTCACCGAGGCCTGCGTCAGTTTCCCCGCGCTGTCTGCGCTGGCCGATGGGTTTGCGGTGCGCATCGTTGCCGATGCCTGCGGCGGGCTGACACCGGAAAGCCATGCGGCGGCGCTGCGGCGTCTGGAGCAGGCGGGCGCCGTGATGACGTCATGGCTCCAGCTTCTCCTCGAACTTCAGCGCGACTGGACCCGGCGCGACACCTATGAGGCCGCGCGCGCCATCGTGGTCGATCATGGCGGCGGCTATGGCATCGGGCTCGATTATGCGCGCGACATGATCCACCCGGCCTAG
- the poxB gene encoding ubiquinone-dependent pyruvate dehydrogenase yields MSKQTIADLIANTLADAGVERIWGVTGDSLNGLNESLRRMGSIAWMMTRHEEVAAFAAGAEAGLTGRLAVCAGSCGPGNLHLINGLFDCHRNHVPVLAIAAHIPSTEIGLGYFQETHPQELFRECSHFVELVTNPKQMPEVLHRAMRAAIGKQGVAVVVIPGDVALAPAPDGAQGAFPPLAPPRILPRPDEIERMADLLNGEANVALLCGSGCAGAHDQVVALADRLGAPIVHALRGKEHVEWDNPFDVGMTGLIGFASGYQVMENCDVLLMLGTDFPYRNFYPAQAKIIQIDHDPSQLGKRAALALGVVGDVRETIEALLPRLERNEDRRFLDAALDHYAQSREGLDALATPDGPGRPVHPQYIAHLLSEMADEDAIFAADVGTPTVWAARYLRMNGRRRLLFSANHGSMANALPQALGAQAAFPGRQVISLSGDGGFAMSMGDFLSLAQLNLPVKVVIFDNSLLGFVAMEQKAGGYLDVNVQLKNPDFAAIAQACGVLGIRVEDSDGLKTALRRMLDHDGPALVDVRTASQELVMPPAIKLEQAKGFSLYMLKAIMNGRGDEIVELARTNLRR; encoded by the coding sequence ATGTCGAAACAGACCATCGCGGACCTTATTGCCAACACTCTGGCCGATGCCGGGGTCGAAAGGATTTGGGGCGTCACGGGCGACAGCCTCAACGGGTTGAACGAGAGTCTGCGCCGCATGGGATCGATCGCTTGGATGATGACCCGCCATGAGGAAGTGGCCGCCTTTGCCGCCGGGGCGGAAGCGGGGCTTACGGGGAGGCTGGCGGTCTGCGCGGGATCATGCGGGCCGGGCAATCTGCACCTGATCAATGGCCTGTTCGATTGCCATCGCAACCATGTGCCGGTGCTGGCCATTGCCGCCCATATTCCTTCGACCGAAATCGGCCTTGGCTATTTTCAGGAAACCCATCCGCAGGAACTGTTCCGCGAATGCAGCCATTTCGTCGAACTGGTCACCAATCCCAAACAGATGCCCGAGGTTTTGCACCGCGCCATGCGCGCCGCCATCGGCAAGCAGGGCGTTGCCGTGGTCGTGATCCCCGGCGACGTTGCCCTTGCCCCCGCGCCCGATGGGGCGCAGGGCGCCTTTCCGCCGCTGGCGCCGCCGCGCATCCTGCCCCGTCCCGATGAGATTGAGCGCATGGCCGATCTGCTCAACGGGGAAGCCAATGTGGCGCTTTTATGCGGCAGCGGATGCGCCGGCGCGCATGATCAGGTCGTCGCGCTGGCCGACCGTCTGGGCGCCCCCATCGTCCATGCGCTGCGCGGCAAGGAGCATGTCGAATGGGACAACCCTTTTGACGTGGGCATGACGGGCCTGATCGGCTTTGCCTCGGGCTATCAGGTCATGGAAAACTGCGACGTGCTGTTGATGCTGGGCACCGATTTTCCCTATCGCAACTTCTATCCGGCGCAGGCCAAAATCATCCAGATCGACCATGATCCATCGCAACTGGGCAAGCGGGCCGCGCTGGCTCTGGGCGTCGTGGGCGATGTGCGCGAAACGATCGAGGCGCTGCTGCCCCGGCTTGAGCGCAACGAGGATCGCCGCTTTCTTGACGCCGCGCTCGACCACTATGCCCAATCGCGCGAAGGTCTTGATGCGCTGGCCACGCCGGACGGTCCGGGAAGGCCGGTTCATCCGCAATATATCGCCCATCTGCTCAGCGAGATGGCCGATGAGGATGCGATCTTTGCCGCCGATGTCGGCACGCCCACGGTCTGGGCGGCGCGCTATCTGCGGATGAACGGGCGGCGCAGGCTGCTGTTTTCGGCCAATCACGGGTCAATGGCCAATGCTCTGCCCCAGGCTCTGGGCGCGCAGGCGGCCTTTCCGGGGCGACAGGTGATCTCACTGTCGGGCGATGGCGGGTTTGCCATGTCGATGGGCGATTTCCTCAGCCTGGCCCAGCTCAACCTGCCGGTAAAGGTCGTCATTTTCGACAACAGCCTGCTCGGCTTTGTCGCGATGGAGCAGAAGGCGGGCGGCTATCTGGACGTCAATGTCCAACTGAAAAATCCCGATTTCGCGGCCATCGCGCAGGCCTGCGGGGTGCTGGGCATCAGGGTCGAGGATTCGGACGGTCTGAAAACCGCCCTGCGGCGCATGCTCGACCATGACGGCCCCGCGCTGGTCGATGTGCGGACCGCCTCGCAGGAACTGGTCATGCCCCCCGCGATCAAGCTGGAGCAGGCCAAGGGTTTCAGCCTCTATATGCTCAAGGCCATCATGAACGGCCGGGGCGACGAGATCGTCGAACTGGCGCGCACCAATCTGAGGCGTTGA
- a CDS encoding hydrolase, whose protein sequence is MTLTATATPGKSLISPTDHILFLIDYQSQMAFATKSIAAELLRNNAALISQAAQSFGVSTILTTVAEKSFSGPMFDEIKEAFPGQAMLDRTSMNTWEDAAVIEEVNRIGKQRLVFAGLWTSVCIVGPIASAIDQGFDCYFIADACGDVSAEAHERACQRMIQLGAKPMTALQYMLELQRDWARAETYDSTTGIAKKWGGGYGLGITYAKTMFGASEGGH, encoded by the coding sequence ATGACCCTCACCGCCACTGCCACCCCCGGCAAATCGCTGATTTCGCCCACCGACCACATCCTGTTCCTGATCGACTACCAATCGCAGATGGCCTTTGCCACCAAGTCGATTGCGGCCGAACTGCTGCGCAACAATGCGGCGCTGATCAGCCAGGCTGCCCAATCCTTCGGCGTCTCGACCATCCTGACCACGGTGGCGGAAAAGAGCTTTTCCGGCCCGATGTTCGACGAGATCAAGGAAGCCTTCCCCGGCCAGGCCATGCTCGACCGCACCTCGATGAACACCTGGGAAGATGCAGCCGTGATCGAGGAGGTCAACCGCATCGGCAAGCAGCGTCTGGTGTTCGCGGGCCTGTGGACCAGCGTTTGCATCGTGGGCCCGATCGCCTCGGCCATCGATCAGGGCTTTGACTGCTACTTCATCGCCGATGCCTGCGGCGATGTCTCGGCCGAAGCGCATGAACGCGCCTGCCAGCGCATGATCCAGTTGGGCGCCAAGCCGATGACCGCGCTGCAATATATGCTCGAACTCCAGCGCGACTGGGCGCGGGCCGAAACCTATGATTCGACCACCGGAATCGCAAAGAAGTGGGGCGGTGGTTATGGCCTTGGCATCACCTACGCCAAGACCATGTTTGGCGCCTCGGAAGGCGGGCATTGA
- a CDS encoding Dps family protein, translating into MSISAQDKRKAPLATPSGLGQEATHDLSAALTVLLADIFALYLKTKNFHWHVSGPHFTEYHLLLDRQADELFAMTDPIAERARKLGGTTLRSIGQIARQSRVLDNDADYVEPQDMLAELRDDNGDLVKHLRALHELCEEHRDVVTASLIENWLDEAEGRRWFLFETGRRG; encoded by the coding sequence ATGTCGATCTCGGCCCAAGACAAGCGCAAAGCCCCCCTCGCCACGCCATCGGGCCTGGGGCAGGAGGCCACCCACGATCTTTCCGCCGCGCTGACCGTGCTGCTGGCCGATATTTTCGCGCTCTATCTCAAGACCAAGAACTTCCACTGGCATGTCTCCGGCCCGCATTTCACCGAATATCACCTGCTGCTCGACCGTCAGGCTGACGAACTTTTCGCGATGACCGACCCCATCGCCGAGCGCGCCCGCAAGCTTGGCGGCACCACGCTGCGCTCGATCGGCCAGATCGCCCGCCAGAGCCGGGTGCTGGACAATGATGCCGATTATGTCGAGCCGCAGGACATGCTGGCCGAATTGCGCGATGACAATGGCGATCTGGTGAAGCACCTGCGCGCCCTGCACGAATTGTGCGAAGAGCACCGCGACGTCGTCACCGCCAGCCTGATCGAGAACTGGCTGGACGAGGCCGAGGGCCGCCGCTGGTTCCTGTTTGAAACCGGCCGCCGGGGCTGA
- the nadB gene encoding L-aspartate oxidase: MNADVIVIGSGAAGLTAALSLAQRLKVLVLAKGTLTGGSTAWAQGGIAAVLDAGDTFEDHIRDTMVAGAGLNRLDTVEYVVERAPLAIGRLADLGVPFNTEGDHLHLHREGGHSHRRIAHVADATGWAVQEALIRAAQDHPNITLLPGQSCIDLITGRHEMRYSGSGRVWGVYALDEASGKVEAHIGRATILATGGAGRVYQFSTAPRGATGDGIAMAWRAGARVSNMEMMQFHPTCLYNLEVKNFLITEAVRGEGGRLINPRTGKRFMPDYDERLELAPRDVVARAIDSEIKKYGLDFVHLDISHKPADFVREHFPNIHEKLLSLGIDMTSEPIPVVPAQHYTCGGVVTDLDGRTDLPGLYAAGECAESGLHGANRLASNSLLECLVFGDAAAADILARWDEFDTPPSIRAWDESRVSDSDEEVIIKQNWTEIRRFMWNYVGIVRSTKRLERAAHRIKLLFDEVDDYYGHFRVTTDLIELRNLLQSADLIVRSALKRHESRGLHYTLDYPQTVEPPLDTVLVP; the protein is encoded by the coding sequence ATGAATGCTGATGTGATCGTGATCGGTTCGGGCGCCGCCGGTTTGACCGCCGCCCTTTCTCTGGCTCAGCGGTTGAAAGTGCTGGTGCTCGCTAAAGGCACGCTGACGGGGGGATCGACCGCATGGGCGCAGGGCGGGATCGCCGCCGTGCTGGATGCGGGCGACACGTTCGAGGATCACATCCGCGATACAATGGTGGCGGGCGCCGGGCTCAACCGGCTCGACACGGTGGAATATGTGGTCGAGCGCGCGCCGCTGGCCATCGGGCGTCTGGCCGATCTGGGCGTGCCGTTCAACACCGAGGGCGATCATCTGCACCTCCACCGCGAGGGCGGCCATTCGCACCGGCGCATCGCCCATGTGGCCGACGCCACGGGCTGGGCGGTGCAGGAGGCGTTGATCCGCGCGGCGCAGGACCATCCCAATATCACGCTGCTGCCGGGGCAAAGCTGCATCGACCTGATCACCGGGCGGCATGAGATGCGCTATTCCGGCTCGGGCCGGGTGTGGGGCGTCTATGCGCTGGATGAGGCCAGCGGCAAGGTCGAGGCCCATATCGGCCGGGCCACCATTCTGGCCACCGGGGGCGCAGGCCGCGTCTATCAGTTCTCCACCGCTCCGCGCGGGGCCACGGGCGACGGCATCGCCATGGCATGGCGCGCGGGCGCGCGCGTTTCAAACATGGAGATGATGCAGTTCCACCCCACCTGCCTCTACAACCTTGAGGTCAAGAACTTCCTGATCACCGAGGCGGTGCGCGGCGAGGGCGGGCGGTTGATCAATCCGCGCACCGGCAAGCGTTTCATGCCCGATTATGACGAGCGGCTTGAATTGGCCCCGCGCGATGTGGTGGCCCGTGCCATCGACAGCGAGATCAAGAAATACGGCCTCGATTTCGTCCATCTGGACATCAGCCACAAGCCCGCCGATTTCGTGCGCGAGCATTTCCCCAATATTCATGAAAAGCTGCTCTCGCTGGGCATCGACATGACCAGCGAGCCGATCCCGGTGGTCCCGGCCCAGCATTATACCTGCGGCGGGGTGGTCACGGATCTGGACGGGCGCACCGATCTGCCCGGCCTCTATGCGGCGGGCGAATGCGCCGAGAGCGGGTTGCATGGCGCCAACCGTCTGGCGTCCAATTCGCTGCTGGAATGTCTGGTGTTTGGCGATGCGGCGGCGGCCGATATTCTGGCGCGCTGGGATGAATTCGATACGCCGCCCTCGATCCGGGCGTGGGATGAAAGCCGGGTTTCGGATTCGGACGAAGAAGTCATCATCAAGCAGAACTGGACCGAAATCCGCCGCTTCATGTGGAACTATGTCGGCATCGTGCGCAGCACCAAGCGGCTGGAGCGCGCGGCCCATCGCATCAAGCTGCTGTTTGACGAGGTGGACGATTATTACGGCCACTTCCGCGTGACGACGGACCTGATCGAATTGCGCAACCTGTTGCAGAGCGCCGATCTGATCGTGCGCTCTGCGTTGAAGCGGCATGAGAGCCGGGGGCTGCACTATACGCTGGACTATCCCCAGACCGTTGAGCCGCCGCTCGACACCGTGCTGGTGCCGTAA
- a CDS encoding ABC transporter ATP-binding protein encodes MSQSDAPAISIRNLVKRYAPAGNGEGKLALKGVSLDVPQGQIFGLLGPNGAGKSTMINIMAGMVRKTSGEVSIWGFDIDQDRRNASRAIGIVPQEIVFDPFFTPYEVLENTAGLYGIPKAERMSDQLLADVHLSDKARAYARTLSGGMKRRLLVAKAMVHQPPVLVLDEPTAGVDVELRRQLWELVKRLNDEGVTVVLTTHYLEEAEELCDRIAIINHGELIANKPTREMVDMAREKIVVLTLDRPLAALPSHPAFVKCAAVAPNMIEITYNKDKTNAGEILGAVQAQGLVIVDVTTREADLEDVFVSLTTEAA; translated from the coding sequence ATGAGCCAGTCCGACGCCCCCGCCATCTCGATCCGCAACCTTGTCAAACGCTATGCGCCCGCCGGAAATGGCGAGGGCAAGCTGGCGCTCAAAGGTGTGTCGCTCGACGTGCCGCAGGGGCAGATCTTCGGCCTGCTGGGCCCCAATGGCGCGGGCAAATCGACCATGATCAACATCATGGCGGGCATGGTGCGCAAGACCAGCGGCGAGGTCTCGATCTGGGGCTTTGACATTGACCAGGACCGCCGCAACGCCTCGCGCGCCATCGGTATCGTGCCGCAGGAGATCGTGTTCGACCCCTTCTTCACCCCCTATGAGGTGCTGGAAAACACGGCGGGCCTTTACGGCATTCCCAAGGCCGAGCGCATGTCCGACCAACTGCTGGCCGATGTGCATCTTTCCGACAAGGCCAGGGCCTATGCCCGCACGCTCTCGGGCGGCATGAAGCGGCGCCTGCTGGTGGCCAAGGCGATGGTGCATCAGCCCCCGGTGCTGGTGCTGGACGAGCCGACGGCGGGCGTGGACGTGGAATTGCGCCGCCAGCTTTGGGAACTGGTCAAACGGCTGAATGATGAAGGGGTGACGGTGGTGTTGACCACGCATTACCTGGAGGAAGCCGAGGAATTGTGCGACCGCATCGCCATCATCAACCATGGCGAGCTGATCGCCAACAAGCCCACGCGCGAAATGGTCGATATGGCGCGGGAAAAGATCGTGGTGCTCACGCTTGACCGGCCACTTGCCGCGCTGCCCAGCCATCCGGCCTTTGTGAAATGCGCGGCCGTCGCGCCCAATATGATCGAAATCACCTATAACAAGGACAAGACCAACGCGGGCGAGATCCTTGGCGCGGTGCAGGCCCAGGGCCTGGTGATCGTTGATGTCACCACGCGCGAGGCCGATCTGGAGGATGTTTTTGTCAGCCTGACCACGGAGGCGGCGTAA